The Littorina saxatilis isolate snail1 linkage group LG1, US_GU_Lsax_2.0, whole genome shotgun sequence nucleotide sequence AGTTGATCACAATCTACAGCTGTGCGACAAGGCCAGTGAAAAAAAGGCGTGTTGGTGCCAGCAAAACGCAACATCCTACCTGTTCAACTACAGGTTTCTTGTGGATGAGTTGTTCCACTTGAGTAGCTTGAAGTATAACGTTGACATTCGCTGTTCTAAAAACGATAATGGATCAAGTCCTCTCAATATTACTTCTGCTTCGGGGTGTACACATTTCCGAGTGAAACACAAAGGTGAgttacatgtacatacataggcttacatacacacatacatacatacatacatacatacatacatacatacatacatacatacatacatacatacatacatacatacatacatacatacatacatacatacatacatacaaacatacacacatacacacatgtatacatacatacatacacacatacatacatacatacatacatacatacatacatacatacacacacacatacatacatacatacatacatacatacatacatacatacatacatacatacatacatacatacatacatacatacatacatacatacatacacacatacatacatacatacatacatacatacatacatacatacatacatacatacatacatacatacatacatacatacatgcacacacacacagtcacacatacacatatacggtggaagagagagagggagagagagagagagagagagagagagagagagagagagagagagagagagaacttttaGGGTATTACTATTAGTACAAACAATTTAGAGAAAAGATTAAAGCTGTTATCAAAGTAGATCTAATTTAAACTAGCAGCAGTCATCCCGGACACTCACAATCACATGTATGGTAATAACGAGTTGCTACCTTTTCAGATGACCCGTGTCGATTTTATAAATGCGGACCAGGAACGTGTTACGTTGCAAACAACGCCAAAGATACAGCCCTGTGCTTATGTCCTCCAGCGCACAAACAACCACTATGCGGTATATATACCATtatgtttttacacccccggtataggggtgtgtataggattcggtcgatgcgtttgtttgtttgtgtgtttgtgttcgcatatagatctcaagaatatctcaaacttggtgaacaggttctatacattcctgagacggtccttacaaaaattgggaccagtcaaacacacggttagggagttattggtggattaagattctacaaggacttatagagaaacatattcatggtcaaagggaaataaccttctcagttggtggcagtgagaatgggtgcagtgagaatggctatttccctttgaccaacgggggtgtttttcctacctcgaaggaatttcttgttttcttctcgtTAGTAGTGTTGGGGTCTGACTTTCTTTGCTTGGTACTTCGCGAAGATAatataccttttttttctctactTAGATTCCTCAGGGTGTTTTCCCtgcgtacccccccccccccccctctcgtatTGTTCTTCCTAGTTTATTATTGTCGTGTCCACCAACATGAAtatttgtttaagtttgtacTGTTTGGGTCATTTAATATAAgcttttgcttgagttcgtgccCTATAGGTTCTTACTGTTAATTGTTTCGTGTTATTTATTTGTaattaaacaaaatttaaaccaAGATATACGCTCGACACACGAACTCGAGCACACACGTACGCGCGTGAGCACATACGCACTCACGAACGCACGCGCGTgcgtacactcacacacacacacacacacacacacacacacacacacacagacacacacactcacataaagacagacagacagacacacacacacactcacactcacacacacacatacacacacacacacacacacgtacacacacacacacacacatgcccataCACATGcccttaaaacacacacacacacacacacatacacacacacacacacacacacagaggaagcTTGACTGTGGCAGCACAACAAAAACATCCACAAATCTATCAAAATCAATAGAGCGAAACGTATCGCTTCAATCCCCTGTTGTCCTGTGTTTCTCCCAGAAAAGTGCGGCTGGATGTGTGACTGTTCGAGTCACTGCGGTTACCTTCCTGGCTGCTATTGCTGTCTCAGTCTTGTCGTCAGCTTCATCTCTCTGCTCTTGGTTTCTGCAACCAGTAAGTCATGTTGGACAATCTGCTCCCCCTACCCAGCTTTGGCATAAGACCTAATAAGACTTGAGACATAAGATAATTTGTGTCCATACAATTtaacaatggatggaaaatgTAGGTTCGTCTGCTGTTAATTAAACAACCAAAaatgtacagggtgacacaaaaaaaacagatcccaccaaaagtttaatattttctgaaataatcagccgattcttttattttttcaggtgagccaagctgaaatgatgttctaacagcccaccaagtttgagcttcaagatgtcatggacaacggagcataagacatttatagtcgaggcctattttcgccggcgaacagatttgctcgggctgcgcacaacagactctctgactgaatcaatattcctcggtgtccttgctgatttaggtcgaccagagtgggatcccctgttagggtttttactattgaggttattgacagtcccatggtctctgaacttatccctccatccatagataactgatttaacaggaaagtctctacgtccaaactgtcttttgaattccagttgagcagcgtggatagaattcgaccgaaaataggcctcgactataaatgtcttatgctccgttgtccatgacatcttgaagctcaaacttggtgggctgttagaacatcatttcagcttggctcacctgaaaaaataaaagaatcggctgattatttcagaaaatattaaacttttggtgggatctgttttttttgtgtcaccctgtatataaaAACAAGCACGATATACGAAGTGTAAACCGCTCCGCGCCTTCGATTATGTCCCATCAGAATTGGGTTAGGGATTAAAACTAATAAAAGATCCATCTAGTTTGTTCAAAGTACACTCGATCGGCAAGAAAAGTTAAGCAGAATTAATTTCCCAACGGTAAGCTTATATTATAAAACTGATTTTTGAttcacctgagtaattggtgagtattaGGTTTAATatgtgtccgtctgtatgtccggccggccggccgtggacaaaaaacttaaaggcccagtctgcctcaaatagtttacagaacgatttaaatcttctcacgaaaaaagcagttctaaccttatggaacacacttacaatagcatttaacagcattaaatgacacagttcgtttgaatgactatttagcttgcgtaaaccatacaccagatttcgtggtttattttacccttgAGCCATCGTGGATCCGTGGCACACACTTtccatttttttcacaattaattttcgtcgtcagtttgtgatttcaatgcgacttgctgtatctgcaatagcacgtaattgtgtacctctgaatctaaaatgcaacaaacgactgcgaatCACACGAACTAATAtccttatcggcggcggttagCTTCAAAGACACAAGTGATATGcagaaagttcgtctgcttgccTTGGTTAAACACGATCATTGCCGCGTGACTTGCTTCCGGTCTCCCTTtttcaaaactttcaaaacttcgtgtTGTACTGATCtggtcttgatgaaaaaagaaatcttttatgatttaagaatgtttgtgttacaagctgtcaatttatcatttacattttaaaagttagttctagcgccaaaacgaggcgtccgattgtggtgcaattgttacattttagcagtgttggtCCCGTCTTTCTAGCGCAGACGAAAAATagtagcaaaatctcaaagtatgcaTGTgtgccacgcaaaaataaattctttgaaaaatgctcgctctttacggagagcaccttggatgttctcaagcggtgcgtgtttaaacaaaagggtgtttatactgtgtgtaaaagcctgacagtgtttgtgaccagaaactgatggtttacgggaggctgtgTGTTCCTTTaattaacgttgaggttatctcggaagTTTTTTaaagctagacctctgaaactgtgcacacttttagggtttgatgatctcacgaagtgaccccagtttggttgaccctcgtcaaattgAGGGGTCACAGTTTgtttcataaaaacttaacgttgaggttatctcggatgtttttgaagctagagctttgatactatgcacacttctagggtttgataatctaccGACTTGACGTGACGTAAGTTTGATTGCCCCTCGTCAAGtgtcacagggggtcatgttcgattcaTACTAACTTAACATTGACGTTATTCCAggcgtttttgaagctagagcctTGAAACTCTGAACACTtcaagggtttgataatctaccgacgtgaccctagtttggttgaccccCGTCACATTTTGTATGTATGTTCACAGTGGCGGAGTGCCGTAAGATATCCCACAAGCCCGCCCAGGTGAGAGCCAGGGAAAGCTTCCTCTACTCCCGTCATGTGCCACCCTACAGGGGAAGCAACGCCAGCGTCAAGAGCCTGAGGCTCACCTTCTCCGCCGCTTCTACATCCTCCAAGAGGCTGCTGGAGAACATATCTGAGGCCCCCAATCCGCTCGACAGTCAAATAGAGTCCTCTGTCGACACAAAAAAAGCATCGTCATAACGTTTATGTCTCCCCACCCCTCACCTTACCCTTCATCCACCGCCctttctttatgttcagcagcAAGGAATTTTTGCTCACCTATAATGAGTGTCAGGCAGATTTTTTTAGAAGAGGGTCTGACAGGAgctggggtgtgcacgttaaagatcccacgattgacaaaagggtctttcctggcaaaattgtataggcatagataaaacatgtccaccaaaatatccgtgtgacttggaataataggtcgtgaaaagtaggatatgcgccgaaatggctgcgatctgctggtcgatgtgaatgcgtgatgtacatgtatagtgtaacaaattccatctcacacagcataaatagatccctgcgccttgagtccgagtctggagatacgctcgcgatataagacttcatacaACTTCATAACTGTTAGCTGAGACTCAAAAATGCTCTGTGGTCAGTGTCACACAGATAAGATGATAGTTTCTGTGACGAATGTCAGGTTCTGTGATGATTGTCGGATAACGTTTTTGATGATCTCCCGTCATGgccccagtttggttgacccttgtcaaatttTGAGATCACAGCGGGGTCGTGTTCGGTTCGTAAAAAAGATTATGAGAGCCTCCAGACTTCACATATTTGTAGGCTTTGATTATCTTCTTAGCTGTTATCGCACAAAATAATTAATGTTGCTATGaatgacagctaagactgtaattgttacattttagcagtgttggtCCCGTCTTTCTAGCGCAGACAAAAAATagtagcaaaatctcaaagtatgtgtgtgtccgctATTATGGACCGGACCACATTCAACAAACACATGtagaaaggaaaacaaaataaagacagGTTTCAGTCATGCGTAAGGaagcttgataaaaaaaataatctatAACTAGCCCACAAACATTGAAACAAAATAGTCAAGttgataattttatttattcttctttctctaaattttcatcttcttctccttctccgcTCATGTGCTGAAACgtccacgttcactcatgttttgacGTGTATGACAGTGTTACCTCCCTATTTGATAACTTTCTtcttgtgcttcaaataatgttaAAACGAATCGAAACAAATGAATCTGATGCACAATTATTTGAATTAGTCCGACtcgcacactaagttgtattgagttgttttgGAGTATAGTGGGCTTATTACAATGATTCGTGATGACCTCTTCACTGtaccatattaggcgcccaggctccaaATATGGACCAGCTGTGAATTGTTCTGTATTTCTCtatttgctgaatgtctatgaAAGCTAATTCGCTTTGGTTAGGCTTAACGGTTAAGCCTGtaattaattgggcgaagtcgactatgTGAAGTATGCtttgcgaagctggccgcacggagcttttgcactgagttttcggtaaaaagacttcgcgaagtcgacttcaggctTATTTAAGGACCGCCTTCAACCGAAGAGAAAACAACTAGCAAGCACACAATGAAAGTTCTTTACAAGAAAACAACTAGCAAGCACACAATTCTTTACAAGAAAACAACTAGCAAGCACACAATGAAAGTTCTTTACAAGAAAACAACTAGCAGTAACACAATGAAAGTTCTTTACAAGAAAACAACTAGCAAGCACACAATGAAAGTTCTTTACAAGAAAACAACTAGCAAGCACACAATGAAAGTTCTTTACTAGAAAACAACTAGCAAGCACACAATGAAAGTTCTTTACAAGAAAACAACTAGCAAGCACACAATGAAAGTTCTTTACTAGAAAACAACTAGCAAGCACACAATGAAAGTTCTTTACAAGAAAACAACTAGCAAGCACACAATGAAAGTTCTTTACAAGAAAACAACTAGCAAGCACACAATGAAAGTTCTTTACAAGAAAACAACCAGCAAGCACACAATGAAAGTTCTTTACAAGAAAACAACTAGCAAGCACACAATGAAAGTTCTTTACTAGAAAACAACTAGCAAGCACACAATGAAAGTTCTTTACAAGAAAACAACTAGCAAGCACACAATGAAAGTTCTTTACTAGAAAACAACTAGCAAGCACACAATGAAAGTTCTTTACAAGAAAACAACTAGCAAGCACACAATGAAAGTTCTTTACAAGAAAACAACTAGCAGTAACACAATGAAAGTTCTTTACAAGAAAACAACTAGCAAGCACACAATGAAAGTTCTTTACAAGAAAACAACTAGCAAGCACACAATTCTTTACAAGAAAACAACTAGCAAGCACACAATGAAAGTTCTTTACAAGAAAACAACTAGCAAGCACACAATTCTTTACAAGAAAACAACTAGCAAGCACACAATGAAAGTTCTTTACAAGAAAACAACTAGCAGTAACACAATGAAAGTTCTTTACAAGAAAACAACTAGCAAGCACACAATGAAAGTTCTTTACAAGAAAACAACTAGCAAGCAGACAATGAAAGTTCTTTACAAGAAAACAACTAGCAAGCACACAATGAAAGTTCTTTACAAGAAAACAACTAGCAAGCACACAATGAAAGTTCTTTACAAGAAAACAACTAGCAAGCAGACAATGAAAGTTCTTTACAAGAAAACAACTAGCAAGCAGACAATGAAAGTTCTTTACAAGAAAACAACTAGCAAGCAGACAATGAAAGTTCTTTACAAGAAAACAACTAGCAAGCACACAATGAAAGTTCTttacaagaaaacaagctaccTATCAtgatcagcatgaaacaaaaagtggtccaaaTTAGGCGCCTTTCTCATAATTATGACGAAAAGTGAGTCGTATTAATGTTGAAAGCAATTGCttttcttgtgtttgtttgtatgtatttgccTTGGAAAAAAACACATCTGCATCAGATAAGGTTCTATTGTCTTTTATCTGGCTTGGttctgtgagtgtctgtgtgtgtgtgtggttgtgcgtgcgtgcgtgtgtggcgtgtgtgtgtgtgtgttcacatacAAAGCTATACCGTCGTTGTTTGCACTATACTGGTATGAACAAGAACTAACGATTCGACAATTGAGAAGGAGTGAGATCTGATATCAGGTAGGGGTATGAGGCAGATATTAAGTGACCTAGAATGCGGACGCGTGCACCTTCCTCAAACCAACATTGGAGATACTTAGCTAGAAAGTTGTAGCAAGATCTGTCATGGCTACCTGGCAATGTCTGGTGCTATTCACAGCCTTGCGATCAGTCACTGGTGAGTGTGATGACattgaactctctctctctctctctctctctctctctctctctctctctctctctctctctctctctctctctctgtctgtcagtctgtcggtctgtctgtctctctctccctctctctctctctccctctctctctctctcggtgcacccctctctccccccctccccaccttttctctctccttctctctctctctctctctctctctctctctctctctctctcggtttacccctctctctctttttctctctctcctccacctcttttctctccctctctcctcagttttctctctctctgtctctctctgtccctctgtctgtctgtctctctgtctctctgtctctctctctctc carries:
- the LOC138949020 gene encoding uncharacterized protein — encoded protein: MDLTVRAATVPFLLYFAVQIHITKGQGVELTCPSIWYGGDLLRLVGEVSKEAIKNQCPAPQSISFTQNALVACEVDHNLQLCDKASEKKACWCQQNATSYLFNYRFLVDELFHLSSLKYNVDIRCSKNDNGSSPLNITSASGCTHFRVKHKDDPCRFYKCGPGTCYVANNAKDTALCLCPPAHKQPLCEKCGWMCDCSSHCGYLPGCYCCLSLVVSFISLLLVSATMAECRKISHKPAQVRARESFLYSRHVPPYRGSNASVKSLRLTFSAASTSSKRLLENISEAPNPLDSQIESSVDTKKASS